The genome window GGCCCCGAGGTCATCGAGGTCAGCCCCTAGCGCCTCCTTGCCAAGGGAGGGACGACCGCCTAAGATCCAGGCGGGATCCCTGGCTCGAGGAGGCTCCATGACCGTCATGACTCCATCCGTCCGTACCCTCGCCGAGGCCGCCAAGGCGGCCGCCCCAACCCTGGCGCGGGCCTCCTCCGGCGCGCGCGATCGCCTCCTCCACGCCATCGCCGATGGGCTGGTCGCGGCCGAGGCCGGGATCCTCGAGGCCAACGCGCGCGACCTCGAGCGGGGCGCGGCCGAGGGGCTGAGCGCCCCTTTGCTGGATCGCCTCTCGCTCGAGGGGGGCAGGGTCAAGACCATGGCCGACGGCCTGCGCGCGATCACGGCCCTTCCCGACCCCCTCGGCGAGGTGGTGGGAGGCTGGACGCGCCCCAACGGCCTCAAGATCGAGCAGGTCCGCGTGCCCCTGGGGCTGGTGGGCTTCATCTACGAGTCGCGCCCCAACGTCACGATCGAGGCCGCGGGCCTCTGCCTCAAGTCGGGCAACGCCCTCATCCTGCGCGGGGGCAGCGCCGCGCTCGACTCCAACCGGGTCCTGGTGCGGGCCGTCAAGGAGGCGCTCGAGAGCGAGGGCCTCAGTCCCGACCTGGTCCAGGGGGTCGAGCACGCCGAGCGCAGCGCGGTGGACGAGCTGTTGGGCCTCACGGGCCTGCTCGACGTGGTGATCCCGCGCGGCGGGGCGGGCCTCATCCGGCGCGTCGTCGAGAAGGCCCGGGTGCCCGTCATCGAGACCGGCACCGGCAACTGCCACGTCTACGTGGACGCCACGGCCGACGCGGCCATGGCCGAGGCCATCGTCCTGAACGCCAAGTGCCAGCGCACCGGGGTCTGCAACGCCGCCGAGAGCCTCCTGGTGCACGCCTCGCGCTCGGTGGACTGGCTGCCTGGCATGCTCGAGAAGTTGCACGCCGCGGGCGTCGAGATCCGGGGCGACGAGCGGACCGTCGCGGCCTTCCCGCCCGCCAAGGCCGCCACCGACGAGGACTGGGCCACCGAGTTCCTGGACCTCATCCTCTCGGTCAGGGTGGTGGGGTCGCTGGACGAGGCGATCGCCCACATCAACCGGTACGGCACCGGCCACTCGGAGGCGATCGTGACGAACGACTACGCCAACAGCGAGCGCTTTCTTGCCGAGGTGGACGCGGCGGCCGTCTACGTCAACGCCTCCACCCGCTTCACCGACGGGGGCGAGTTCGGCTTCGGCGCCGAGGTCGGCATCTCGACCCAGAAGCTTCACGCCCGCGGCCCCATGGGCCTGCGCGAGCTGACCACCACCAAGTACCTGGTGCGGGGCGCGGGGCAGACGCGCTAACCATGACGCGACGCATCGGCATCTTCGGCGGGTCCTTCGACCCCTTCCACCTGGGACACCGGCAGGTGGCCCAGGTGGCCCTCGACGAAGGGGGGCTCGACCACCTGCACGTCGTCCCTGCAAGGGTCTCGCCCCACAAGCAGCACGTGCCTCCTGCTCCCGGCGAGGAGCGCTACCTGATGGCGGTGCTCGGCACCCTCGACGAGCCCCGGATCACCGTCGAGCGCTGGGAGCTCTCGCGGCACGGGCCCTCCTACGCCTACGACACCGTCGTGCACGTCCGCGAGCGCGAAGGCCCCGAGGCGGAGCTCTACTGGCTCATCGGCGCGGACAACGTGGGCGCGCTGATGCGCTGGCACCGCGCCGAGGAGCTCATCGCCGCCTGCCGCTTCTGGGTGGTGCCGCGCGCGGGCCTTGCGGGCGACGCGCTGGAGGCCGCCATCGCCGGGGCCCTCCCGGCCGAGCTTCGCGAACGGGTGCGGCCGCTGCCCATGCCCCCCGTCGACGTCTCGAGCACCGAGCTGCGCGAGGAGCTTCAGGCCGGAG of Pantanalinema sp. contains these proteins:
- a CDS encoding glutamate-5-semialdehyde dehydrogenase, yielding MTVMTPSVRTLAEAAKAAAPTLARASSGARDRLLHAIADGLVAAEAGILEANARDLERGAAEGLSAPLLDRLSLEGGRVKTMADGLRAITALPDPLGEVVGGWTRPNGLKIEQVRVPLGLVGFIYESRPNVTIEAAGLCLKSGNALILRGGSAALDSNRVLVRAVKEALESEGLSPDLVQGVEHAERSAVDELLGLTGLLDVVIPRGGAGLIRRVVEKARVPVIETGTGNCHVYVDATADAAMAEAIVLNAKCQRTGVCNAAESLLVHASRSVDWLPGMLEKLHAAGVEIRGDERTVAAFPPAKAATDEDWATEFLDLILSVRVVGSLDEAIAHINRYGTGHSEAIVTNDYANSERFLAEVDAAAVYVNASTRFTDGGEFGFGAEVGISTQKLHARGPMGLRELTTTKYLVRGAGQTR
- the nadD gene encoding nicotinate (nicotinamide) nucleotide adenylyltransferase; the encoded protein is MTRRIGIFGGSFDPFHLGHRQVAQVALDEGGLDHLHVVPARVSPHKQHVPPAPGEERYLMAVLGTLDEPRITVERWELSRHGPSYAYDTVVHVREREGPEAELYWLIGADNVGALMRWHRAEELIAACRFWVVPRAGLAGDALEAAIAGALPAELRERVRPLPMPPVDVSSTELREELQAGASVADRLPRLTALYMERYNLYPAKTADHPCQLPQAERPSKR